Genomic segment of Gopherus flavomarginatus isolate rGopFla2 chromosome 2, rGopFla2.mat.asm, whole genome shotgun sequence:
TGTATTTTCAGATCTTTTTGAAAACCGTTTTTAAAATGAGTAAAACACTAACCCAGGCAAGTGTTTATAACAATAACATTAATGAAAAGCGAATGAGCTGCCAATTGCTAGGTCTCCTTATGCCCAGCACGGGCACTGGTaggctgggtggcaggtcaggAGTCAGATGAGTCACTGGCCAGGCAGCGCCTGATTCTttctcccctgcagccacagAGAAGCGAGTTGCTGGAGAGGAACAGGGTGTGGGCGAGGGATGGCCCCTCCCAGGAAATCTGATTTTAAACTCCTGCAGTTTAAGGTTTTGCAGTAGAGGCTGACGACTCCCTCGGTGAGTAACTTTGTTCCTTCCGTTTGTTGCAGGCCTCGTTAGGCAAGGGGAAACCTTCCAGTTGTGGTGCAGTAATTGAGTGTGAGGGGGTAACCCCTTCTTGTGCGCGGCTGGGACCCAagcaggggatcagggctggcttaTCCGAGCAGTCCCTGTCTGGAGGGACTTGAGTTGCCAGTTCGGGCTggctgtattcctggaggtttcgtcCCATGACATAATCCGGGGGGGCTGGCAGCACTAGGCGGGATGGGACGTCAGTCCCCGGACAGTTCTACCCTGCCGAGGGTGCTGAGGCTGCCGGCAAGGGGGCCAGCTGCAGGGACGCGCCCGGGTTTGGGGGCAGTTGGCCTGGCTTGCAATGAGGGCAGGATCCATCACTGCCAGGGGGGCACTGTCAGGCAGGCGGCTCGGCCAGCCCCAAGCAGGGCTTGGCCAGGGCTCTGGGGCTTGGCCCCCCCATTGTCAGCAATGCAGCGCTTTGCACTGCAGGCCAGGCTGCCCCACCTCATCAGATGAGCGGGGATTTAGTGATGAGCCTGGCATCTGCACCCTTAaggtggctgcaggcagctgtaGGCAGCCACTAGCTCCCAGGCTGTACAGCATGGGGCTGGGCATAAAGCCAAGGGCCCCAGGTTCAAATCCAGATCAGGAGGGACCCAATGGGTTGGCAGGGATCAGCTGGGCCATGCAGAGGGCACCAGGTGGCAGAGGTgctggtgggagggggtgtggggagctgATTCTCGGGCTGTCAGACGGCCCTTCTCAGCAGGATGTGTGCTGAGGAGGCAGATGGCTGGGAGATAAACAAGCCTTCAGAGCGGAGCTGGGTAGTGGCCCCCCAAGGgcagctggggctggcagggaagCGGGTGAGAAACGCAATGCATGATTGACCACAGTGGGCTGTGAAGTAACAGGGAGTGTGAAAGGATGTCAGACCCCCCAGGGAATAACACACAGCACACCCAGCCCTACTTCACCATGgccagtgctgggggggagggggcggggctgctttCTCTGGGCCAGCACCCACCCTGACAGGGGGGTCCTTGCACCCACACGCCTGGCCCCatctcctccttcctctgcctggCTGGGGATGACTCAGCAGCAGCCAAACCAGTTCTGTTACCTTCTCAGTGTCCAGGCCAGGAGGGGCCTGTGgtccccagcccagccaaaggGCAGGAGCCCTCACCCGCCAGCATGGTGGGCATCTCCTGGCCAGGGAGCCAGGCTGTGCCGGGCCCTAATGCTAAccagctcctctctctccccagggCCCTGACACCATGTACACAGCGATCCCCAAAAGGTACCAAGCCAGTCTCCCCAACCTCATTCCCTGGATTTACCTTTAACTtctgccccacacccctcctcactTGGATTTTCCAcaacccctccctgtcccctggagttacccccagcccctcccccatacccATCCCAATCTGGATTTACCCCTATCTTGCCCCTACCAccctcagcccctccaccccTCTCCGGATTCACCCCAGCCTCTTTTCACTCCGGCAGCGGCTCCCCTTTTGATGCCTCGGTGAACCAGCCGGGCCTGCACATCTGGCGGGTGGAGAAGATGAAGCCGGTCCCAGTGCCGGCAGAGTCCAAGGGCATCTTCTACTCGGGGGACTCCTACCTGGTCCTGCACAATGGGCCGGAGGAGCAAGCCAACCTGCACATCTGGATCGGTAAGGGCCGGCTCTCTGGCATGGAAGTCCGGGCTCCCGGCCAGCCCTGTGGGGTGAGGCAGCCTGGAGGGGGGAAGCGGGGTGCTGGCGCCATGACCGAGTTGAGGCTGCTGGCACCCTGGGCCATGCCTGCCCCACTGAGGGAGATTTGCCCCCTCATGAGCTGGGGCAAGGTTCCCCTGACAGCGCCGGTGAGCTGGCGTCCCTAGCTGAGACCTGGGGCTTCCCCGCCCCTTCCTCACACACTGTAGGGGACAGCGCCCTGGCCGGCAGAGACCAGGGTCTGAGCTCTGAGacagggcctggagctgcccttctGGGCTAGCAGGGGTGTGAGAGCCCAGCCAGGGCCAAGCAAGGGGCCCTATgctcgggctctgctccctgccctaACCGCACTCCCTGGCATGGCActgccagcccccttcccccgggGGCTCCCATTATGGGGTGAGGAGACTTCAGGCTCCTTGGGCTCTCTGCTGAGCACATCAGCCTGGGCCCCCTGGCCACCCTGTAGGGCTCCCCAGCCCACAGCGCAGCCCGTCCTGGTGCCACGGGGCACCGTCAGGGTAGCCAATGTTCTAATggcagaaaaccgaacacccctgccctgccccgaggccccgccccttctctgaggccccgcccccgctcccgcTTACTCCGTCGCTCACTCTCgcccaccttcactcactccctcgttttcaccaggctggggcaggggtttggggtggcgggaggaggtttggggtgtgggctccaggtggtgctgacctcaggtggctcccgggaagcagcaacatgtccctccagctcctagacaGAGTGGCAGCAagggagctctgcatgctgcccccagccctgcaactcccattggctgtagttcctggccaatgggaactgcggagctggtgcttggggcgggagCAGCACAAGGAGCCTCCCTGGTCGTCCCACTAGGTAGGGAGCCGGCCAGCCCcacaccaaccagacttttaacagcctggtcagcagtgctgaccacagccaccaaggtcccttttcgactgggtgttctggccaaaaactggacacctggcaaaccTTAGCACGGGCCGAGACCGGGCCCCCTGCTAGCCTGGTGGCAGCTCAGCCGTTGCTCTTCCTCCCCCACCGCGCCCAGGCCAGAGCTCCTCGCGGGATGAGCAGGGGGCCTGCGCCGTGCTCTCCACCCACCTTAACACCCTGCTGGGCGAGCGGCCCATCCAGCACCGCGAGGTGCAGGGCAACGAGTCTGATGTCTTCATGGAGTACTTCCCCCGCGGCATCAAGTACCAGGTACCGGGGAGGGGCCCGCCTCAGATCCCCAACTgttccccagccctggcctgacCTGTCTGACCCCCCCACAACCCCGGCCTGCCCtgtctcaccccccaccccagctccagcctgacccgtctgacccctccccaacccccaaccctggCCTGACCTGTCTGACCCCTCACCATCACCCCAGGCctgccctgcttccctcccttgACCCCTCAACCTGTTCCCTTTGCCACGGGtcagcccctgcctcccctcctccccaccccaatcctGACCTGCTCCATCTGCCACCCCCCCAGCTAGTCCCCATGCTCCCTGCCCGGCTGGCGCTCAGGGCCCCTCTCTGTCTCTGCCCCTCAGGAGGGCGGTGTGGAGTCCGCCTTTCAAAAAACCCAGtccagccagggctccgggcCCATCCGCAAACTCTACCAAGTGAAGGGCAAGAAAAACATCCGGGCCACCGAACGGGAGCTGAGCTGGGCCAGCTACAACACCGAGGACTGCTTCATCCTGGACCTGGGCGATGTAAGACCGCACCGGGGGCAGGGGCATGGGCGGACACAGGCCTGGCTGTGCATGGTGGCATATGTCTGTATTCACAGCCAGGTGTATTGGCCAGGGCGTGTGGTGGGTGCATTAGCACCCAGGGGTGGAGGGTGATCAGCCAGGGTGAGTGGAGGCTGCATTAGCACCCAGGAGTGGAGGGGGGGTCAGCCAGAGTGAGTGGAAGGTGCATTAGCACCCAGGAGTGGAGGGGGGTCAGCCAAGGTGAGTGGAGGGTGTATTAGCACCCAGGGACGGAGGGGGGTCAGCAAGGGTGAGTGGAGGGTGCATTAGCATCCAGGGACGGAGGGGGGTCAGCGAGGGTGAGTGGAGGGTGTATTAGCACCCGGGATGGAGGGGGGTCAGCGAGGGTGAGTGGAGGGTGCATTAGCACCCAGGGCTGGGGATGGACTGGCCAGTGTGCGGGGGCTGGGTGTGCATGGGGCAGATGGGCAGAGGGACTGGCAGATGGTGTCGTTGGCATTGCTAGGTGGGTAGCGGGGAGGTTGGCAGGTGGGGGGTGAGGTAGGGAGGCTGGGCGCTGGCGGGCAGGTGGATTTCCATGCGTGCCCCTCTCTCCTCTCAGACCATCTACACATGGTGTGGGGAGACATCCAACATCCTGGAGCGCAACAAGGCCCgagacctggcactggccatcCGGGACAGCGAGCGGCAGGGCAAGGCCCGGGTGGAGATCGTGTCCGATGGGGAGGAGCCGCCTGAGATGATCCAGGTCTGGCCAGGCAGGGTTGGCGGGGCCCTTGTTGCTCTGGTGGATCCAGGGAAGGCTCAgggcatgggggtggggctgggattggggagggggcagagggtgaaGCCCTGcttgggggcagaggggacagGCTGGAGATGGGGGGTGGTGGCGCTGGGCTCTGACAGATTTCCCCTTTCTCTAGGTGCTGGGTCCCAAGCCCGctctgaggcagggcagccccGAGGAGGACGTCACGGCGGATCAGAAGAACGCAGGGGCAGCTGCTCTCTATAAGGCAaagtcttcccccaccccatcttcaGAGCTCTCGTGCCATCATGGGCAGGGCACCCCGCCATGGCCTGGGCACAGCGGGgcaccagggctggggctgaagtggggagggtctggggctgcaggctgtggggatGGGGACTAAGAGCTgtaggctgggggctggggagcagggctgaggctgtgggggtggaggctatggtgcaggctgggggctggggaacaGGGCTGAGTGCTGAGTGGGGGCTGTGGAGCAGGGCTAGGGCTGTAGGCTGAGGAACAGGGctgggggcttcaggctgggggggcgtggtgcaggctgagggctgggaaggagctggggctgcaggctgggagggggtgTGAGGACTAGgagctgcaggctgggggggccgtggagctgggtgaggggctgtggagcagggggctgggctcccTGTGGTGGGATCAGCAGCATAGGGGGGCGGGCACTGAAGGGATCCACCTCTCCTTGTCCCTGGCAGGTATCGGACGCGACAGGGAAGATGAACCTAACCAAGGTGTCCGGGAGCAGCCCCTTCAGCCAGGGCCTGCTCTGCACCGACGACTGCTTCGTCCTGGACAACGGCCAGTGTGGCAAGATCTACGTGTGGAAAGGTAACGGCGCCCAGGCACGGGCCCTCCTGCAGGGGGCCAGTTGGCTCTGCGGGGGGGCAGAGACGCACAGCCTGAGTGGTAACAGTGAGCCTCATCTGGGGGTTGCCCCAGCTCCACCTCTCCTCCCAttcaccccaccccccttcccacctgccatgcccccagccccacctcgccTTCCCCTTTGCAGAACACCCCTgtggcaagcagcagcagcagctttcagTGTACACACAGCTGGCTTTAATGCACTGCGGCAGGGGGCACCAAGCAGGGGAGCACCCAGCAGCCTGCAGGGCAGAGCATGGGTGCGGCTGCGGGAGCTTACTCAGCCGTCCCGTCCCCCTCATAGGGATCCAGGTGGTTGAACCCCTTGCGAGTCAGTCTCTTGCGGGTTCCGCTGTCTCTAGGAAGGGTTGGGCCGGGATTTCCCCTGCCATCCTGCCCATGAGCTCCCCACTTAGCCCTcatccaccctcctcccccattgaCCCATCTTTCCTCCCCAGGCCCCGGAGGTCTGAAAGCCCCTCTCCATGTCTCGGGGGCTCCGATGGGTAGGAATTCCCCAGAACAGGGCAGGAGACTTCCTGCTTTCTTCCCATCCCCAGGCCTAGTGCCCTGCTTATTCCTCACCACCCCCCTCGGGGAGCAGACTTCACACCAGACGGGCCACACAAGGGCATTTCCCGCTCTCTCTGTGCCCCAAGCTGCCCCCGTGGCTGGCGGGGCTGATCCTCCTACTGGCCAGAGCTCATGGCCCAGTGGTGGGGGACGAATGGAGGCACCACAGCTGTGTTCTCACTGCccggccatgctgccatcttccCCTGCCCTCTGCCTGCATGGGTGTTCCCCACTAGCAGCCCTCCACCCTCTTGGGCTTCCTGCTTCGGCTGAGCAACCCTGctgcggtttgggcccctgggctgaGTCCCCAGCAAGGAAGCCAGGGTGATCTGCACACAGGGATCCTGCCACctggcctggccctgctccctcccccaggagCACCTTCCCAGCTGGCCTGTTCTTCTCCATCCCAGGCCCTTCCAGCTCCCTGCTGTCTGCATCTGCCCCACAGTCACTCTGCCCAGGGTTAGCACCCGATCCTGGGCACCTCCCCCAGTGCCAGAGGTGCTCAGCAGAGCACTCAGCCCTGTCCCTCCAGACTTGTGTCTGTGTGCGGGGGATCGGCTGCCCTGAGGCTTACCTCCCTCTCGCCCAGGTCGCAAAGCCAACCAGCAGGAACGGGAGGCAGCCCTGAAAGTGGCTGAGGATTTCATCTCCCGTATGAAGTACTCCCCAAAGACCCAGGTGAGTGAACGCTGGGCCCTGACGggctcctggggggtggggaagggaaatggggagGTGATGGGGGGCTCCCTGccaatagagtgaccagataccaagtgtgaaaaattgggacagagtgggggggggggcgggtaatAGGTGTTTATatcagaaaaagccctgaatatggggactgtccctataaaatcaggacatctctGGGCCTTTGCCTGGCTCTCCGCCCCGGCCTGTCTTCCTCCAACAGAGAGCACAGAGATGGTTCCCAGGGCCCTTCACCCCAAGGCAGATCTCTCCTCCCATGCAAGGGGAGTGTCTTTGGGACCCCACCATGCCCCCCACCTCATGATAGGAGCACAGGATtatccccacctcaccagtctctgTCCCCCTGTCGGCTGCAGGTGGAGATCCTGCCCCAGGGCCGTGAGAGTCCCCTCTTCAAGCAGTTCTTCGCAAGCTGGAAGTGAACCCGGTGCCTGCCCCGAGGCTGCCCAGCACAGCTTTGTCTCCAGGCCTGCCCTCCGCTCTGTAGCCACCAGGCATCTCATTAAATGACCTGTGCAGGGACCCATCTGCCTCCTCCCTTTGACCGGGGCAGCCATGGCCTTTGCTCTGCCCTCATGTGGAGGTGGAGAGAGATTTGGAAGGGCAGGGTCCAGAAACAGGCATGGTGCCATTTTCCCCCTCAGCTTCGGCACCAAGCAGCGATGGCAGATCCTGGTCTCCGGCAGCATGTGCGCCAGTCCAGACCTGAGACGCGACAGCCATCCACGGGGAGGGACATGGGGAACGAGGGTCACCAAGCAAGGGATCAGATGGCCGGGGGCATCTCGCAGGCACCAACGCTGAAGGAGCTAACGTAGCATCTCCTGGCTGGGCAGAGGTTGAGCAGGGTTTGGCCACCGCATGCCAGAGAGATCCTGCAAGGTGGGGACTGCGGGAGGCCACGGCCGCTCAGCAGATCCAGGCTAAGGCAGGGGATGGAGAGAGGGGCCAGGCCCTCAGGAGCTCATGTGGGAGTTGGGACAGGATTTAGCGGAGTCCAGCTACATTCTGTTGGTGTGGGAGGCTGCCCGGGGCTGGAGCCAGCAACCGGAGGCCATAGGGCTCCGTGCTCTAGAGCTGCCCCTTGCAGCCTGGGGGCCTGTCTCTGAAcagggccagtgccagatgcttcaaagcgGGGAGCCTTGCTATGGGGTCAGGGACTCATAGCCTGGGGCACAAGCCTGGTTCTAACAGAAGTGCTTGCTCGAGGCTGCTCCCTCTCTGGGCCTCACATGGCTGTGGCCAGCCTTACCTCTGCCCCCAGGCCAGAAGGCAGCCCTGGGGACGTGGACAAGGGTGTGAATGCACTAGCCCAGCAGGGCTCGGGCCGAGCAAGAGAAGCACTGAGCCGATACAGTCCCCAGGGCCCCTTCAACCTGCCACCCCACAGGAGGGCCAGGGGCAGGAAATCCTCTCTGGGCAGCAGGGTAAATGGCTGGGTCTCATCCCAAGGGCGGGTGGCAGTGACTGCTCGGGGCTCCTGGGTCATTTGGGCACAGTGGGGCTGTTTGCCCAGCGCTGCAGTGGGGCCAGCGGCTTCATGGGACTCGGAGAAGGCCCCAGAGGAagcgggagggaagggaggagggggctaGCAGTGCTCGCGGGGCAGGGACTTTCTCTCGCTGTCGGGGGGACATAGGCCCTGGGTACTGACTGCCACCACCAGagcacagggctggctgggagctggcagggcgtggggcaggaaCAGGCCACAGGCCCCGGGGCACCTGGCATATAATTTAGCTTCCTGGTCTGCATGCTAAGATGGAGTGGAgcatctgcccctcccctccacacctggccctcccccccccatgtcaGCACTGGGGGGACCTGAGGCAAGATAGGGTGtagaggggaggagctggggcgaTCGTCAGAGAGTTGGGGGGATCAGGAAGATGGGGACACAAGTTGAGGGGACAGCGCTGGGGTAATGGAGGGGGAAGTCAGGGTGACAAAGAGCTGGTGCCCCGCGGCAGGAGCTGGTATCATAGCAAATGGATCACGGACGGCCcatcacccagccctctgcactgggtGCGGCTGACACCCGCAGGACACAGGGCCATTACACTGAGGCCAGGCCCTGGCTAGCACTGGCCCAGCCGAGCGCCCTCCCGCCCAGCCATGGAGGGTTGGAGGCTGTTAATGCTTGTCCCTTTCCCTGAGCGAGTGGAGGTGGCCTATGCTCCTGACCCAGCAGGCGGGTAGCGAGCACAGGACAGGCTGGCCAAGCCCATCCCGGCCACTCACCCGGGGACCCATCCCATGCCGCTGCCCACATACAGAGCACCGTGGGTTGTCCCTTGGAAAGCCCTGACTCGCAGGTATTCAGGTTGCCCAGGCCTCAAACCTCTGCAGATTCCCTGCACGGGTACCCAGCCTGCAGGGCCAACCCTTCTGGGATGAGGGGTCCCCCATCAgcacactggcctggcctgctGCCTCCAGGGTTAGTCTGCAGGGCGTGGGCAGCCCCAGCTGGCAGCCTAGCCAAGcccccgcagcagcagcagcgctgccAGTGTCCAGCCAAGCGCGGCACGGGGGGCCGAGCTGGGGCACACGCAACGCTCCACCTCCAGCGGGGGGCCCCGCCAGTCCGGCTGCAACTTGGGTCCCgtgggggggctggtgggggcaCTCAGCGGTGGGTAGAGCTCCCCAGTGCAGTCTAGCCAGTCCCTGGCAATGGAGCGAGGGTAACCGATCTCCAGCTTGAGGCTGTGCCGCTCCAACTTCCAGTACTGCCTGCCCTTGAAGGCGTAGACCTCTCCTGTGGGCAGATAGGCATCACAAGCACATCAGGGCTTTGCGAGCGGCTAAAGGCTAGCGGAGAGGGCACAAGGGGTCCCCTTTAACATGcaggaactgggggggggggtggagacaGAGCAGGAAGTCTCTACAGGGCACAGAGGTGTACCtttaccgggggggggggaggggaaacagagcgaCAGGTTGGAGAGTCTCCATGGGACACAGGAGGGTCCCCTTTCACACGCAGGAACTGAGGGGCTGAATCACCACGAGGCAAGGGGCCGGAGCGAGGTGGGCGACTCACCATCACTCCCACTCAGCATGTCGtccatgggggtggggagctgccccccGAGCGCGGTGTGGGTGGGAGACCCCTCGTCCATGCGCCCTGTGGCCTCATCATAGGACCACTGCAGCCCGCCCTTGAAGAAGTAAGTTTTCCGGTCGTGAGGCCACGAGAAGGCAGCGTCCACTCCCCCCTGGGGCAGGCCGAAGTCCGTGATGGGGCGTGGATACCCCTCCTCTACACCGTTGTCCTTAAACACCCAGTAGAGGGgccctgggggagagaggggggcagTGAGCGGGTGCCAGACAGCCTGGCGCTGAAGGGAGCAGCCAGAGCACAAGAGACAGCGGGGGGACCCGCCCCATTCCCCTGCAGAGGCCTCTCTGCTCAGCTTTGAACCCCAGAGAAGATGAGATGCAGGGGGATCATTTGTGGTGGTCTTGCAGCCCCATTCAAGGGTACCCAGCGTGGACTGCTAGGGGGTGGCATGGCCTGCAAGGGCGGCATGAAGGTGTGTTCCACCCCCAGGGTGCAGGACGGCTCCTTGCCATGCCCCGTCTGGCCCTGCTGCTCTTGCTGCCCCGTGCCCCCGGCTCTCACCGCTGAAGAAGAGGATCCGATGGTCCGTGTGCCTCTCGTAAACAGTGTCCACTTTGCCCAGGCTGCGGGGCAGGCCTCGCCAGAAAGCCGCGCTTAGGGCGGGGCGCAGGGAGGTGAGGTGCCGGCCGTGGGTCAGACGCCAGAAGTACTGACCTGTTTTGGGTCAGTACAGAGAGGGGGACAGACAGGAGGTTAGTGGCTGCCCCCTGTGCCCAGCGGCATCAGTCCGGGAGAGCGGATGCCACAGCTAGGCCCCCCattcaaggaaagcccctggcagtgcAGCGCTGAGGGACCCAGGTGAGAGCTGGGCCCCGGGCTGGGCATGGTTTGGCCAGGCATGGCCAGCGCCCAGAGCGGAATCTGGCGCAGCCCCTTGAGCGCGGGTGTTGCATGGGGGCAGCTGCAGGGCTGCTAGGGTGGCTGAGCAGAGCCTCTCAGCCAGGGACagactcagccccctgcccccctcccagtcGGTTGCCCCTCGGGAAAAGCCTCTCCCAAGCCAGGGGGACTAGGAGGAGGGGCCACCCCCTGGAGCTGAGACACATCTGCCTACAtctgggagctggggaaggtCTGGGGCATGGAGATGGCACAGGACTGCCAGGCGTATGGGGCTATTGGCACAGCAACCAGGCCAGGGGCCCCATGGGGCGAGGGctgggggcccccaagagaacaggGAGGGAAGGGGCGGGTCTGGCAGCACGGGCAGGGACACGAGAAACTCCACCCTGTCTCTCCACACTCGCCGGGATGCCCTCCTCACAGCACTCCATCCACATCCCACCCAGGCAGCGCCACCCCCCAGCCTTGGAgcgtgccccctgctggaggttgTGCCGCTACAGGCCCAGCCCTCAGCTTTCACATGGGGAGCTGCCCCCTGCCACAGGGCGAAGAGGCAGCTGGTCCTACAGATGTTGGGGTCCCCTTCCCCCCATGGGACAGAGGGAGCCGGCCGGCCCTACACGGAGTGAAATGGGCCGACCCCCCACATGCAGGGACAGACCTTTGAAAAAGAAGGTTTCCCCGCGGATCTGGGCGACAGCATcaatgctggaggagcagcgaTCCGGGAACTCCTCCGACCTGCCACGGAAGCGGGGAGCGCATCAGCAGCACACAGTTGGCTCCCCTCCTGACCTCCCATGGTGCCCAGGGGCTGGCAGAAACCTCTGCCCGCAGGCAGAGCCATGGAAATACTCTCAGCCTGGCAGAGAGCCTGGGGCTGAGACTGTACCTGCGTCCGACGGGACCCCGCACATGCTCTGCACCTTGCTAGCCCTACTCCCACCTGACAGCATGACTACAAACCCCACTGGTGACTAGGTTTGCCAGACAGAGTCAgatccaaggtccatctagcccagtgtcctgagGTGCAGGAATCCCGCAGTTGCAGGTGGGGGACAATCTGTCCCCCACTTTAGGTCTCCAGTAGTTAGAGATGGGCATGTATATGAGGCCTTCCAAAAATGTTATAATCCTTAACTGTGACAACTCTTGAGAGTCCAGTTTATCCACAGAAACACCCAGTCCCTGCTGGATTCCAGCTGACTTCTTGGCCTCACTGacttcttgtggcaatgagttccacaggctcatCACACTGTGAAAGCATTTTTCCCCGCAGCAGTGCTGAATTCCCCACCTTTCAATTCCGCTGAACGTCCCCCTGCTCtaggacaggggtggccaacctgagcctgacaaggaaccagaatttaccag
This window contains:
- the CAPG gene encoding macrophage-capping protein encodes the protein MYTAIPKSGSPFDASVNQPGLHIWRVEKMKPVPVPAESKGIFYSGDSYLVLHNGPEEQANLHIWIGQSSSRDEQGACAVLSTHLNTLLGERPIQHREVQGNESDVFMEYFPRGIKYQEGGVESAFQKTQSSQGSGPIRKLYQVKGKKNIRATERELSWASYNTEDCFILDLGDTIYTWCGETSNILERNKARDLALAIRDSERQGKARVEIVSDGEEPPEMIQVLGPKPALRQGSPEEDVTADQKNAGAAALYKVSDATGKMNLTKVSGSSPFSQGLLCTDDCFVLDNGQCGKIYVWKGRKANQQEREAALKVAEDFISRMKYSPKTQVEILPQGRESPLFKQFFASWK
- the LOC127043546 gene encoding matrix metalloproteinase-17-like isoform X3, which codes for MGGCGRRGGKVGAGGAQAWLGPRGTSPGIPTGPSVGAPPRRVKTYPREAWLSRETIRVLMHYALKVWSEAAPLTFHEVGGPRADISVEFLHLDHQDGYPFDGPGGMVAHAFFPRDPQRAGHVHFDSDEDWTFRSPDDYGTDLFAVAVHEFGHSLGLAHSPSKRSIMRPYYQGPVGDPLQYQLQADDCVDIQRLYGSRVLHSTEKPEASSLLPDPPSLPHDFPALRSEEFPDRCSSSIDAVAQIRGETFFFKGQYFWRLTHGRHLTSLRPALSAAFWRGLPRSLGKVDTVYERHTDHRILFFSGPLYWVFKDNGVEEGYPRPITDFGLPQGGVDAAFSWPHDRKTYFFKGGLQWSYDEATGRMDEGSPTHTALGGQLPTPMDDMLSGSDGEVYAFKGRQYWKLERHSLKLEIGYPRSIARDWLDCTGELYPPLSAPTSPPTGPKLQPDWRGPPLEVERCVCPSSAPRAALGWTLAALLLLRGLG
- the LOC127043546 gene encoding matrix metalloproteinase-17-like isoform X2, encoding MPRCSLPDVLPEKLPERKNGRLWQKRRKSRGRRSAGLAWTKRNISWKVKTYPREAWLSRETIRVLMHYALKVWSEAAPLTFHEVGGPRADISVEFLHLDHQDGYPFDGPGGMVAHAFFPRDPQRAGHVHFDSDEDWTFRSPDDYGTDLFAVAVHEFGHSLGLAHSPSKRSIMRPYYQGPVGDPLQYQLQADDCVDIQRLYGSRVLHSTEKPEASSLLPDPPSLPHDFPALRSEEFPDRCSSSIDAVAQIRGETFFFKGQYFWRLTHGRHLTSLRPALSAAFWRGLPRSLGKVDTVYERHTDHRILFFSGPLYWVFKDNGVEEGYPRPITDFGLPQGGVDAAFSWPHDRKTYFFKGGLQWSYDEATGRMDEGSPTHTALGGQLPTPMDDMLSGSDGEVYAFKGRQYWKLERHSLKLEIGYPRSIARDWLDCTGELYPPLSAPTSPPTGPKLQPDWRGPPLEVERCVCPSSAPRAALGWTLAALLLLRGLG